The Phormidium sp. PBR-2020 DNA segment TGCGGGGAAAAGATAGGAAAAGACTGGGCCCTCTGGCGTACCACACGGTGTATCCCACCGTGTTTCCGTCCCCTTGCGGGGAAAAGATAGGAAAAGACTGTTTTTTGGTATGACCAGCATCTCGCAGAGGAAGTTTCCGTCCCCTTGCGGGGAAAAGATAGGAAAAGACTCCATAAAGCTGCTGCTTTTCCAGTAAATCCCATAACGTTTCCGTCCCCTTGCGGGGAAAAGATAGGAAAAGACTCAGGAGGAAGAGGTGACGGGCCTTCCGGTCCGGTTTCCGTCCCCTTGCGGGGAAAAGATAGGAAAAGACACGGCTGAGTCAGGGCCGTAAGCTTGGTAAGTACCTAGTTTCCGTCCCCTTGCGGGGAAAAGATAGGAAAAGACGGGAAGAAATCGCCAAAATCCGTTCTCAACGAGCCGAACAGGCGTTTCCGTCCCCTTGCGGGGAAAAGATAGGAAAAGACCCTCGCAACCTGTCACTTCGGTTGGGGGTTCCTCAGGTTTCCGTCCCCTTGCGGGGAAAAGATAGGAAAAGACCTATAGGTTTGAAACCATTGCTGTGTGGAGTTTTCAAGGTCCGTTTGCGCGAGCGCTCTTAACATTCCGTTACACGACCTTCACCAGCGGCGAAAAGGGTGTTTGAAGCCTTAGAACTAGCGCACTATCTAAAGCTACACCCTTTCCCAGAAACTGTCAAGGCTTAAGAACCTTAAAAAAACCTAAAAACGCCTCCTTAGCCAACTTAGACCCTAATTTTTCAGCGAACGCGGCCTGCGGCGAAAATCGTTACAATTCGCAACAAACCCCCAACCCCTTGCCCCATAAGCATCCCAGCCCTAAAGAATCAAGAAATCTGGCGGTTCATAGGGCGGTGGTGAACCAAACACCCGAGTCTTCGCCTTCGCCCGTGCATCCAACGGATACACCCGCAAACTATCCTCAGGAATCTCCAACACCACCAACCAACGTTGATGCAACAACTTCTCCAACAGCTTCTCCTCCAACGGACATTCAAACACCGAATACTGCACCCGTTCACAACGCTGTTCCAACAACTTCGCCAACTTAGCCCGACGCTTGTTGTCCCGCACGTCATAACAAACCAACCACAACTGACCCATCAGCGCACCTCCAACGATTCAAACTCATCTAACCGTAAACTGATACAAGCCCGACCGATCGCCCGGCCCTGTTCCACCAGAATCTGACTCAACGCCAACTGACGCTCCTGGGGTGGATAGAGTAGCTTAGACTGAAAACGACGCTCCAACTGCTCCAAAAACAGCTTTTTCGCCAAATTTCCTAACCAAACCCCCTCCCCATCGGGCGAGGGTTCAAAATCCTGCCGATCCAACACCGACGATCGCACCAACCCCCAAACCACCCAATCCACCACCAGCGGGCGAAACTCCTCCATCAGATCCAACACCAAATTGGGCCGATAGGGTTCCGTGGCATGAAAAAATCCC contains these protein-coding regions:
- the cas2 gene encoding CRISPR-associated endonuclease Cas2, translated to MGQLWLVCYDVRDNKRRAKLAKLLEQRCERVQYSVFECPLEEKLLEKLLHQRWLVVLEIPEDSLRVYPLDARAKAKTRVFGSPPPYEPPDFLIL